One Prolixibacteraceae bacterium DNA segment encodes these proteins:
- a CDS encoding IS66 family transposase yields the protein MRTIDCLEQENRALKKQVESLKEELDRVMSRVQALSQENTMLHEKVKDLEDKLSRNHKNSSNSSFPPSRDLHTVKKNQSLRNKSTRKPGGQPNHKGSTLQQSDFPTSIESYNPPSTCQCGNTLNQEDASLLCKRQVFDIPPVLEQICTEHRLFENRCSCGQLHKGSMPSNIKAPVQYGSHLRSLIVSLYVEHYIPLNRIGSLVEEITSFKIGDGTITNILNKAQEVMTPLYESLRESISKSSVVGSDETGCKINGGKGWMWVWQNHEVTFITANKSRGYKVVVENFKKGFINATLVSDCYASQLKTPAKHYQLCLAHLQRELIYIKQQTNNSWAEDILNIFYKAMKLKRESAKNQYPLKEKSIFKEQLLLLLKNDEYDDQLDEIKTLRSRLIKRIDSVFTFLEYYEVPFDNNASERSIRNIKIKQKVSAGYRTEEGAQRYAMLRSIVDTLKKQGKSVVRMIAHWLSQNHLKVSWQ from the coding sequence ATGAGAACAATTGATTGTTTAGAACAAGAAAATAGAGCTTTAAAGAAGCAGGTTGAGTCCTTAAAGGAAGAGCTAGACAGAGTGATGTCACGAGTTCAAGCTTTGTCACAAGAGAATACTATGCTTCATGAAAAAGTAAAGGATCTAGAAGATAAACTATCGCGTAATCATAAAAACAGTAGTAATAGTAGTTTTCCACCTTCAAGAGATTTACATACAGTAAAGAAAAATCAATCACTTCGAAATAAATCCACTAGGAAACCCGGAGGTCAACCCAACCATAAAGGATCGACATTACAACAGAGTGATTTTCCAACAAGCATAGAGTCATATAATCCTCCATCGACATGTCAGTGTGGTAATACATTAAATCAAGAAGACGCAAGCTTGTTATGCAAACGTCAGGTTTTTGACATACCACCTGTTCTTGAACAAATCTGCACGGAGCATCGTCTTTTTGAAAATAGATGCAGTTGTGGTCAACTACACAAAGGTTCTATGCCCTCGAATATAAAAGCACCTGTCCAATACGGTTCTCATTTACGATCACTAATTGTAAGCTTGTATGTTGAACATTATATCCCTTTAAACCGTATTGGTTCACTAGTGGAAGAGATAACATCATTTAAAATTGGAGATGGGACTATTACTAATATTTTAAATAAAGCCCAAGAGGTGATGACTCCTTTATATGAATCACTTCGTGAATCGATATCCAAATCCAGTGTAGTTGGCTCAGACGAAACAGGTTGCAAGATCAATGGAGGCAAAGGGTGGATGTGGGTATGGCAAAATCATGAGGTAACATTCATTACAGCCAATAAGTCTAGAGGGTATAAAGTTGTTGTAGAAAATTTTAAAAAAGGATTTATTAATGCGACCTTAGTCAGTGACTGTTATGCTTCGCAATTAAAAACTCCAGCCAAACATTATCAACTATGTTTAGCACATTTACAACGAGAATTAATCTACATTAAACAACAAACGAATAACAGTTGGGCAGAGGATATTTTGAATATATTCTATAAAGCCATGAAATTAAAGAGAGAATCAGCCAAGAACCAATATCCTTTAAAAGAAAAATCAATATTTAAAGAACAGCTTTTATTACTGTTGAAAAATGACGAGTATGACGATCAGCTAGATGAGATCAAGACATTACGGAGTCGATTAATTAAAAGGATTGATAGTGTGTTTACTTTCTTAGAGTATTACGAAGTTCCTTTTGACAACAATGCATCCGAAAGGTCAATACGTAATATTAAAATAAAACAAAAAGTATCTGCAGGTTATCGAACAGAAGAAGGAGCCCAAAGGTATGCCATGTTACGCTCTATTGTTGATACACTTAAAAAACAAGGAAAGAGTGTCGTGAGAATGATTGCTCATTGGTTATCTCAAAACCATCTTAAGGTCAGTTGGCAATAA
- a CDS encoding transposase: MFKRSPANKQLDMFDSPSIIEGLPSRASNIYHDDNHWHNQFRKLVVYQISEDIFAPIYCQDNGCPNYPIRILVGMMILKEGAGISDEMLFENCQFNLLYRSALGLLHASDSIPAQSTYYKFRQQVKEYNEKNESDLFEDVFTQITSSHIEILGIKSDTIRMDSKLLNSNIKWLSRYSLIHETLSLFLTKGCNNFNFSDDLKPHISDVVSTDGDKVVYRNSTDSIKQKIVDLGILISNILNEYTGPANSYYDNLLRLFKEQFFKDDQGVTTPIKGEDLSAKNMQTPFDTDCDYRNKAGDKCKGYSANLTEVVGDNGLPNIITSIQVEKVSHSDTAHFKGSIERTQEVLGYNVINIHADGAYNSEENQEYCAENNQHLYLHAIQGKEGRFRFSLEAQVLKVFDNKHQRYVDYTKYKGKDELDRYKIYLEEGKFRYFKLTEVEKSLLRQRIKETPIEKLQIRNNVEASIFQLGFHCNGKNTVYRGLIKHQMWAVARSLWVNFVRIVKYYSELNISMVINMLKCKLCDLFIAKMTLLESVIVTKIQIQFCRLKSPKIRIIL; this comes from the coding sequence ATGTTTAAACGTAGTCCTGCCAACAAACAACTAGATATGTTTGATAGTCCCTCAATAATTGAAGGATTACCATCTCGTGCATCAAATATCTATCATGATGACAATCATTGGCACAATCAATTTAGAAAGCTCGTTGTTTATCAGATAAGTGAGGATATTTTTGCGCCGATCTATTGTCAAGATAATGGATGTCCCAACTATCCTATTCGTATTCTTGTTGGTATGATGATTTTGAAAGAAGGTGCTGGTATAAGTGATGAAATGTTGTTTGAAAACTGTCAATTCAATCTACTTTACCGATCAGCGTTAGGACTTTTACATGCTTCTGATTCTATTCCTGCACAATCTACTTATTATAAGTTTAGACAACAAGTAAAAGAATATAATGAGAAGAATGAATCTGATTTATTTGAAGATGTTTTTACACAAATCACTTCTTCTCATATAGAAATACTTGGCATTAAGAGTGATACTATAAGAATGGATAGCAAACTGCTGAATAGCAACATAAAATGGCTTTCTCGATATAGTCTAATACATGAGACATTGTCCTTGTTTCTGACAAAAGGTTGCAATAATTTTAATTTCTCTGATGATCTTAAACCTCATATTTCAGATGTGGTCTCAACAGATGGAGATAAGGTTGTTTATCGCAATTCAACAGATTCAATTAAACAAAAGATCGTGGATCTTGGGATACTCATTTCAAATATTCTTAATGAATATACTGGACCTGCCAATAGTTATTACGATAATCTATTACGTCTATTTAAAGAGCAGTTTTTCAAAGATGATCAGGGAGTTACCACTCCAATAAAAGGAGAAGATTTATCTGCAAAGAACATGCAAACTCCGTTTGATACGGACTGTGATTATAGAAATAAAGCAGGTGATAAATGCAAAGGGTATTCAGCTAATTTGACAGAAGTAGTTGGAGACAATGGACTTCCTAATATCATTACTTCTATACAAGTAGAAAAAGTATCTCATTCGGACACTGCTCATTTTAAGGGATCAATAGAGAGGACACAAGAAGTATTGGGATATAATGTAATAAACATTCATGCAGATGGGGCTTATAATAGTGAGGAAAATCAAGAATATTGTGCAGAAAACAACCAACACCTATATCTACATGCCATACAAGGTAAAGAAGGACGATTTCGGTTTAGTTTAGAGGCACAAGTTCTAAAAGTGTTTGATAATAAGCATCAACGGTATGTTGATTATACAAAATACAAAGGAAAAGATGAGTTAGATAGATATAAAATATATTTAGAAGAAGGCAAGTTTCGCTATTTTAAATTGACTGAGGTTGAGAAAAGTCTTTTAAGGCAAAGAATAAAAGAAACCCCAATAGAAAAGCTTCAAATAAGGAATAATGTAGAAGCGAGTATTTTTCAATTAGGTTTTCATTGTAATGGAAAAAACACTGTCTATAGAGGATTGATAAAACATCAAATGTGGGCAGTAGCTAGATCATTATGGGTGAATTTTGTTCGAATAGTAAAATACTATTCCGAACTAAACATTTCGATGGTCATAAACATGCTTAAATGTAAATTGTGTGATCTTTTTATTGCGAAAATGACTTTATTAGAAAGTGTTATTGTTACTAAGATTCAGATTCAGTTTTGTAGACTAAAAAGTCCCAAAATACGCATAATCCTATAA